DNA from Cystobacter fuscus DSM 2262:
GCAGATCCAGCCGACTGTGCTCGTGATGCAGTTGCCCGAGGGAGAGGGCCTCGTGACCCTGATTCGGGTGGGCCCCTTGCGCGAGCTGGGCCACGAGGAAGCGCACCTGCTCCACGAGCCGCTCCACGGCGTCCATGCGGAGGATGGCATCGAGTTCCCGCCGCTCGGCCTGGAGGGACTCCACCCGCTCGAGTTGATGACGCGCCTGCCTGGGGCTGCCCGGGGTCAACGCCACCGAGAGCCCCCGAGAATCCGAGCGGAGGGTGACTTCACCGCCCTGGGCCTCGGGGCCCGCGGCGGAGAGCGCGCGGGCCAGGGGCACGACGAGCTGTTGATCCAGATGACGGCGCAGCGCCCGGGCACCATGGGCCTCGTGGTAGCCGGACGCGGCGAGCGAGGAGAGGAGCTCGGGCGGCACCTGGAGTTCGAGCCCCCGCTGGAGCAGGCCGCGCCGCTGTCGCAGCTTGTCCACGGTGAGCCGGGCCACCTGCTCCACCTGGGTGGGGGTGAGCGGGTGGAAGGCGATGAGCTGGTCGATGCGGTTGACGAACTCGGGACGGAAGTGCCGGTGCACCTCGCGCAGGTAGTGCTCGGTGTCATCCACCGGCGCGGCGCCGATGCCCAGGGGGGTGCGGCGATGCGTGACCCCGAGGTTGCTCGTCATGATGATGAGGGCGTTGTGGAACCAGGCCGTCTGGCCATGGGTGTCGGTGAGCCGCCCTTCCCCGCAGACCTGGAGCAGCAGATCGAACACGGCGGGGTGGGCCTTCTCGATCTCGTCGAGCAGGAGCACGCAGAAGGGCTGCTGGCGCACCCGCCGCGTGAGCAGTCCGGGCCCCCGGGCACTGCCCCGGATGAGCCGCTCGGCGGCCCAGGCGTCCATGAACTCGCTCATGTCGAAGCGGAACATCCGCTCCGGCGAGCCGAAGAGGAACGTGGCGAGCAGCCGCGCGAGCTCCGTCTTCCCGACGCCGGTGGGGCCGACGAAGAGGAAGGTGGCCAGTGGCTTGCCCTGGGGCTGGAGCCCCGCCTTCACCATGCACAGCGTCTCCACCACCCGGCGCACCGCCACCTCCTGCCCCACGAGCTGGCGGCGGAAGGACGCCTCGACGTCCGCGGCGAGCAGGGCGCGATCCTCGCGCAGGAGGAACTCGGGGACGCCCGTCTTGAGGCTGAAGAGCGAGTACAGCCGCTCCCGGGTGAGCAGGGGCACCTGGCCATCCCCCGTGCGCGCCTGATGGAGGCTCGCGCGCAGCTCCTCGTACAGCCGCACCGCCTTGCCGGGCATCGCGCCACCGGGGAGATAGCGCTCGGCCAGCTCCACGAGGGGCTCCACCGCGTCCTCGGCCAGCTGGGGCCGCGAAGGCTCCGCCTGCCGCTGCCAGGCGGCCCGCGCGCGCAGCGCCTCCCGGGTCTGCTTCGCGCTCAGGGGCTCCAGGCGCACGCGCGCGAGCAGGGAGAAGAAGCCCGGGTGTTGGTTCTCCAGGAGATCGAGCGACTCGGAGGTGAGTTCCCCGAGCAGCCGCACCCTGCCCTCCTCCAGGAAGGGCTTCATCACGCCGGGGATGTTGACGGACTCCGTGGAGTGCTGGGCGAGCAGCTCGCCCAGGTTCTCGAAGAAGAGGACGGCGTCGAGCTCCCGCGCGGCGCGCATCACCCGCAGGACGCGCTCCTGCCACTGGCCGAAGCCAGACATGCCGGCGATGAGCCGCGAGCCGCTCGTCGCATACACCCGCCGGGGGCGGCCCGCCTTGCGCTCGGCGCGCATCCACGCCTGGAGCAGTTCCGTCTTGCCGACCCGCTCCGGACCCACGAGCAACACGCCCTGCCGCTTCTCGCCGCCCACGAGGGTGGACAGCAAGGCGAGTTCGGTGTCCCGGCCCAGGAGCGGTGGCCCCTGGCGCGCGTCCTCGCGGTCGTGCAGGGGCACGGACACGGAGAGGAGCACTTCATGGGCCTGATCGCGCTGGAGCTTCTCCTCCAGCTTCTTCCGGGCCTTGAGGGCCTTGTCGCCCGCCTCCTCGCGCCGGAGCGTGAGCGCGAGGGTTTCGAGCATCACGCTCCGGGGAGGCAGGAGCCGCAGGAAGTCGGGAGCGCTCAACTCCCGCGCGGCGAGCAACCGCTCCACATCGGCGCGCACGGTCTCGCGCACGTCCTGGGCCGGGCCCACGAAGACGGTGTGATCCAACGCGGGGACGAAGACCCAGGTCTCGGCCGCGAGCGGGACGACGACCACGGCCAACTCGACGAGCGTGGAGGTGGCGAGCCGCTTGGGGAGATCCGCGCGCGCCGCCCGGATCTCCATCATCTCCAGCCGGATCCGCTCGGGAAAGGAGAACCGGGCGAGGTGCTCGGGCTCGATCCGGGAGAGGTGCTCCTCGAGGAACAGCCGCTGCTCCGAGAGGCACGCCTCGAGGGTGGACGCATGGCTCGTCAGGGCGGGCGCGGCCACGGGAAACACCTGGTAGTCGCCATTCCAGAGCTGTTGGCAGAGGAGCGGTGTGGTGAACTCGAGGGTCCCGGATGAGGCGTCGGAAGGGGCCATGCGCCACCCATCCTATGCCGAGCGCATGTCTCCATCAATCTCTATCTTCTCTGATGGCAATAATTGCCATGCCAGGACGCGACATGGATCGTGTTTGTGTTTTATTATCAAAAGCAATCCGTAAATAAAATGCACGCACCGTGTTTGCAATTAATTGCATGTTACTGACAATCACTCTCATCAAACACAAAAAAAGAGAAAGGCATACACAAAAACAATAACAATCGGATGTATGTCTATTTCTCCTGCTCACCAAGACGTTCTATGTGGGCATCGCTCTGAGACACCGTGCATTCGACAAGGGCCGCGGTTGCCCCCGCTGGCTCATGGTCCTACGGACGGAGCTTGTTGACGGTGAGACGGTGCCTGGCGAGCCACCGGTGGTATCTCCAGCCGACGGGCAGCCATCTTCTGAACCGGGCGAGTGGCTCGACCTGGAGCCGGTAGGAGGCATCTCCGAAGAAGCCGAACTCCACCCAGTCGGGTCCCACGGTCCGAATGGAGAGGATCCCGGGGGCGTAGGGCATCCCGGCCGAGACGGAGTCCAGGAGCTGGCCCTCGCGCCCCACCAGGTACACGGAGAGCAGCTCCTCGAAGGGACAGTCCTGGGTCAACCATACGAGGCAGGAGCCGTCCTCCAGCTCGAGCTGCTCTTCCAGCAGCAGACCCTCGACGGTGAAGCCGAGTGCTTTCCCGTCACGGACCAGCCGAGAGGTGCCTCGCTCGGAGTCCAACCCGGCGAGCGAGAACCGCCGCACTTCACGCATGAGTTCACCCCTCTATGTGAGGAACTCTACGAGAAGGAGCCAGGGCGGAGTAGTTTCACCGCCTCCCTGAAGGTAGGAGCCTGACCGTGGACGAGACCGAACCGTCCCCCTTGCCGTTCCCCACGAGCCTCTGCCACCGCTGCGCGGCGCCCCCGAAGTACGTGCGGACGAAGACGTCCACCTTCATCCTCTGCCCCCTGTTGCCGGGCAAGTACCCGCCCCAGCCCGTGCTGCGCTGTCCCCTCTTCAGACCGCGAGGAACACACGAATGACTTCGGAATGGGATGTGCGGACCCGGCTCGTGCGGGCCGACGAGGCCGACGAGGAAGGCGCGCCGCTCAACACCCCCCTGGTGCTCTCCACCACCTTCCGTGCCCATCCGGAGGGCGTGGGTTTCTCCGCCGTGGACATGGGGGAGCAGTCGCCCTTCTTCTACGCCCGGTGGTCGACCCCCACCGTGCGGACCCTGGAGCGGCGGCTGGCCGACCTCGAGGGCGGCGAGGACGCGCTGTGCTTCGCCAGTGGGATGGCGGCCATCACCGGGCTGCTGCTGCACCTGCTTGGGCCCGGCACCCACCTGGTCATCAGTGACGTCTGCTACGCGGGCACGGCCGAGTTCGTCCGCGGGACGCTGCGGCGCTACGGCGTGGACGTCACCCCCGTGGACACCTCGGACCTCGAGCAGGTGCGCGCCGCGCTGCGCCCCAATACCCGGCTTGTCTACCTGGAGTCACCGTGCAACCCCGTGCTCAAGCTGACGGACATCGAGGCGGTGGCCACGCTCGCGCACGGCGTCGGAGCCCGGGTCGCCGTCGACGCGACCCTCGCGACGCCCATCGGCCTGCAACCCCTGGCGCTCGGGGCCGACTTCGTCCTGCATTCCTTGACCAAGTACATCGGCGGCCACGGTGACGTGCTGGGCGGGGTCGTCGTCGGCGGGCGGGCCGAGCTGGCCGCGCTCCGCCAGGACTCACTCATCCACCTGGGCGCCGTGCTCAATCCCTTTCCCGCGTGGTTGCTCTTGCGCAGCCTGGCCACCCTGCCCCAGCGCATGGCGGCCCACGAGGCCACGGCCCGCGAGGTGGCCGCCTTCCTGGAGAACCACCCCCGCGTGCACCACGTCCTCTACCCGGGGCGCGACTCCCATCCCCAGGCCGCCCTCGCCCGCCGGCAGTTGCGCAACACCTCCGGCATGATTGCCTTTCAAGCGGAGGACGCCCCGGCGGTGGCGCGCCGTCTCGCCGAGCGGTTGAAGGTCGTCCACTACGCCGTCTCGCTCGGCAAGCCCCACAGCCTCGTCTTCTACCTGCCCACGGACGAGCTGCAGCGCACCTCGTTCCAGCTCTCCCCGGCGCTGCTGGCGCGCTACCGTGCCTGGGCGGGCGACGGCATCTTCCGCCTGTCGATCGGCCTGGAGGCCCCGGCGGACATCATCCGGGATCTCGATCAGGCCCTGGCCCCGTGAGCCACGCATTCAGACGGGACACATAGAAGAGTTGTGACGCCCATGCCGAACGACACTCCCTCGCCTTGCATGCTCGTGGAGGACTTCCTCTGGCCCCTGCTCATCGTCCAGCCACGAGGCGCGGTCCCGCTCGCGCACTTCGAGGAGTATCTCGTGCGGCGGCTCACCTACCTGCGGCGACAGGAGAAGCACGTCGTCCTCTTCGACATGCGGCACGCGCCCATGCTCCCCTCCGAGATCCGCCAGCGTCAGTCCGAGTGGCTCAAGCAGCACGCGGCCCTGGTCGAGGCCCAGGTGCTCGGTCATGCCCTGGTCGTCACCTCCCCCTTCTTGCGGTTGATGCTCTCCACCTTCCACAAGATCCGGCCGCGCAACAGCCGCCATCTCGTCACTCCCCATCTGAATGACGCGGCGCGCTGGTGCCTCAACGTGCTCGAGGAGAGCGGCAGCAACCCTCCCACCCAGCGCATCGAGGCTCACTTCGGCCTGAAGCCCCACTGAACACGGTGCGGGCGCCAGGTGTGTTGGCGTACCTGATGGCACCTAACGGGGCGCGCGCCCTTCTGGCGCACCTGGGACTGGCCACTCAGTCCACGAAGCAGCCCGCCAGCCTCGGGTCCGTGCGCAGGAGGGCATCGACCTCCGGCGCGCAGTCACGTGAGGAGAGCACCGTGTAGAAGTCCTCCTTCAGCGAGGGCGCGAGGCGCACCGCCGCGAGCCACTCCCGGCGGGAGAAGGGGTCCGCGGTGATGCCCCGCCAGAAGCCGGTGGCGTCCAGCACGGAGGCCACCCGCTCCGTGCCCTGGCCCTGCAGCCGGCTGATGACATACGTCGCCACCCCCACCTGCAGCCCATGGAGACGGGGGCGCGCGGCCAGCGCATCCAGCGCGTGGGACAGCAGGTGCTCGCTGCCGCTCGCCGGGCGTGACGAGCCGCTCACCTCCATGGCAATCCCATTCAGCATGAGCGACATGGCCAGGAGGCGGACACCCTCCAGGTCCCTCACCGGCCGCGCCATGAACTGAAAGACGGTCGCGTCCGAGAGCAACGCCGCGAAGTCGTTCACGGGCGTGCCTCGGGCATGGAAGGCCAGCTTCCAGTCGGCGATGGCCGTCACCTTCGCGACGAGGTCACCAATGCCAGACCACCAGAGCGTGTCCGGTGCATGGAGGCAGACGTCCGTGTCGACGACGACGCCGGTGGGCATCGCCGCGCGCAGCGAGCGGCGTCGTCCCCCTTGGGTGAGGCTCGACTGTGGGCTGCAGAAGCCATCATTGGACAGGGACGTGGGTACGGCCAGGTACGGCAGGCCCGCGAGGAAGGCCACGTACTTGGCGACGTCCAGCGCCCGCCCGCCGCCAAATCCGAGAACGGCCTCACAGCCCGCGGGCAGGCAGGTGAAGAGCGCGCTGGCGTGCTCGAAGCTCGCCTCGGTCACCTCCGCCCGCCCCACGACGGTGATTCCCTCCCGTGTGAGGCTCGCCTCCAGACGCTGGCCCGGCCCGGGCAGCAGTCCGGTGCTCACCAGCAGGAAGATGCGCCGGTGCCCGGCACGTGACAGGTAGACGCCAACCCGGTCCAGCGCGCCGGGTTTGATGCGCACGAGACCAGGAATGAGGAGCGGCTGCGTACGTGGAGGCATGGTGGCTCACAAGATGGCACCGCGATGCGTGCTGGGCCACTTCGGGCTACGCGCACCCCACCCGCTCCAGGGGCCCCATGCGTCCTATACGTCGTGCGGCGCTCCTGTATGCTCTCGTCAACCATCGGTTACTGGTGACGAGGCCGGTCGTCGCCCGACGGCGACCAGGAATCCGGCCCCGTGGCAGCGCACCCCTCACCCCACGAGAGCCATGAAGATCAAGAACATCGGCGTCGCTGTCGGCGCCTCTCTGCTCATGTTCGCCCTGGTCACCGAGCCCCAGCTGCTCGGCGTGCCCACCGCCGACGCGCGCGGCACGTACTTCCATACCGAGATCCATCCTCCGCACTGGCTGCCATGGACCACCGATGGCGCGCCCGCGATCGAGAGCGGTCCTGCCTTCCTGACGCACGGCCTGCGCTGCAGCGGCCGCTACTGCGACAGCGTGAGCCTGCTCAACGTGGAGTCCGGATACACGCAGACGAACAGCTGGTGGACGGACTCCTTCTCCGAAGAGGGCGCGCACGAGCAGGTGTGCGGCGACAACGGCTTCGTGACGGGCCTGGGCTGTTCCGGTGACTACTGCGACAGCATCGCCCTGCGGTGCTCGCAGATCGACAACGGCGGCGTGCGCTCGAACTGCTACTGGACGGAGTCCATCTCGGAAGAGAGCGGCGGGAAGTTCGTGGCCCCGGAGTCCATGTACCTCGCGGGTGTCCGATGCTGGGATCGCTACTGTGACAACAAGCAGCTCTATCTCTGCCAGGCGGACAACGGCGGGCCGTCTTTCGATTTGAGCGCGATGGCGGCCAAATACGCGCCTCGCCTGCGCTTCGACCAGGAGACCACCACGGGCTCCGGCGAGCAGAGCAAGTGCTTCCCGAGCGACGCGGCCACGTACTTCGAGCAACGCGCGCGAGGCGCATCCCCCGTTTCGCTCTGCAACAAGGACTATTCGACGATTCAGAACAACCGGGTCCCGGCGTACTACACCGCCACCCAGGTCGGGACGAACACGGTGCTCATCCGCTATTGGTACTTCTATGCGTGGCAGAGCACGTGCTTCGTCAGCTCGGGCTCGCACGCCGCGGATTGGGAGTCGGTGGCGGTCCTGGTCGTCGATGGGCGGTTGAGCCGGGTCGCGTTCTACCAGCACGGCGGGTGGTACAGCCGGGAAGCCGGTTCGTTCGAGACCGTGGAGGGCACGCATCCCATCGGCTACGTCGGGAAGAACGCCCACGGCACCTACCACGACTCCGGGGGCTCGGGCGGCTGCCTCTACTTCGAGGACTTTCGCAATCCCGGCGGCAACGACTACCACATGGATACCTGGAACAACCTCGTGCCCCTCACCCGGGGCGGCAACTCGCCCGCGTGGATGAACTGCACGGGCTCGGGTTGCTTCGATGGCATCGGTCATCCGATCGAACAGACGGGAGACCTGCGCTCGATGCGTGGCTGCGCGAAGGACGGCTGCGGTCGGTCTTCCCTCGGTGAGAACATGCCCTTCCAGAACGACCCGGCGGGCACGGACCATACGGCCCTCTACCTCCAGCACAGTGGCAAGGTGATCGATGTCCCTGGGGCGAGCACCAGCGATGGGGTGGCGCTCACCCAGTTCTCCAACTGGGGCGTGGACAACCAGCGCTGGCTGCTCGAGTCGACGGGAGACGGCTTCTTCACGTTGCGCGCACGCCACAGCGGCAAGTGCATGGACGTGGCCGGAGCTTCCATGACGGCCGGCACGAACGTCGTCCAGCACACCTGCAACGGCGGCGACAACCAGCGCTTCCGCCTGCTCCCGTACGGCAACGGTTACTTCGCGATCCAGGCGAAGCACAGCAACCAATGCCTGGACATCGCGGGCGGCTCCATGGACGACGGCGGGTCGCTGATCCAGTGGCCGTGCGGCTGGACGACGAACGAGAGCTTCCGCTTCGCGCCGTGACACGGCCCTGGGCCTCCGCGGTCACTGGGGCACGCGGAGCCCCACGAGCCCATCGATCGCCGCGCGCGAGACCTCGTTCGGAAGCGCGGGCAGCAGGGCGCGGGCCGCGCCGGGGAGGTTGCCCGGGTGGAGGATCATCACCTGCACGACCCGCGACTGCTCGTCGAGGAGGATGGCGAAGTAGCGGTCGTCGAGCGGCCGGCGCCACACCGGCGCATAGGCGCTCGCGCGGTTGTCCGCGTCGATCACCGCGCCACGCTCCATGGCCTTGAGCGCCCGCGCGTCGAGGAGATCGGAGCCGGGATCGAACTGGCCGATGCCACAGCCAGCGATGCCGCACACGGACCCGCCGAGGCTGCCGACCTGGAACGACCTGAGCCCCGTGCTGATGATGTCGCGGTTGCCCCACTGGCTGCCCGACGACTCCGCCACGACCTCGAACACGTTGATCTGGCCGCACCCGTCGCCCACGGCCCCGTTCGTGTTCGCGAAGCAGTGACACGGGTGATAGCCCGACCACCCGTCGCGGTTGAGCTCCGAGGGGCTGAAGCCGATCCACGGCGCGTCCTGCTGGCGCTCGTCCTCTCCGGGCTTGATGCAGCTCAGCGGCTTGAGCGTCGGATCATCCGCGTAGGGCATGGAGGCGAGCAGCACCACGAGCTTGGAACCCGGCCAACCGTCGTAGTCCAGCGCCGAGCCGGGGCAGTACGGATTGCTTCCCGGACCGCAGGGGAACTTGCGGTCCTGCATGGCGTAGAACGCGCAGTTGTTCCCGAGGTCACCCGTGAACGGCGTCTTGTCTCCGGGCCCGGAGATGTGGAGGTTCTGGAACGTGGTCGGCGCCCGCCGGTCCCAGAACGACTTGATGGCCCATGCGCCCGTGGGCTCCGCGACCGGCTGGTAGACGGCGAACTGCTTGACGCGCATCGGCCCTTCGAGGACCAGCGTCATCTGCTCGTTGTACGGGGACAGGCGGTTGCTCGTTACCTGGTGCCTGGTGCGGCAGCAGTACTCCTTACCTCCCCAGGGGTAGCTGATCCATCGCGCCTCGACGTCGCAGCGCGGGTCGCCCTCGCTCGCCTCGATCCGGCGGCCCCAGTAGCCCGTGGCGCCGATATTGGTGAAGGTCATCGTGCCGCCCCGGGTCGCGGGCCCCGTGTTCGACGGCGTGGGGGGCTCGTGCGTGGGAACGGCGGGTTCGCCGCCCGGCTTGGAGGGGGCAGCGCCGTCGGCCTTCGGGTCGGCGCTGCACGCCACGCCTGCGATCCCCAGGATGGCCGCGGTGATGAGGAATCGGAGGCGCCGGCCACTCCCACCAAGCCTGCTGTCTGTGACTACGTTCATCTGTGTTGACTTATCATCGGCAATCGACTGGATCAAACGAGATCAGGCGTCACGAACAGGTCAGCTCCTTGATGATCTCGTTCAATCCCAGGCTGATCTCAGTAGGGCCGCAGGTGGAATCGCTGGCAGGTGTTGTCCAGCCAGCTGTACTGCTGGACCGTGCCCCCTTCGGCCAAGGAGCAGCCGGACACCTCGAGGGCCTTGCCGCTGTGCCGGGCGATGAGCCGGGCGGTGCCATCCGCCAGCGGCTCGATGCGCCACTGGGAGTGGGTGCCCGAGCAGGAGCCCGTGACGGTGCGGGCGGAGTTGGCGGTGGAAGCCCCCTCGATGAGGAGACAGCTTCCGGCATTGGAGACTGGCGAGAGCTGGAAGTACCCATCTCCGGTGGGGGTGAAATTCCACCGCTGACAGTTGTTCCCCAGCCAGCTCCACTGGTTCACGCGGGTGCCGTCCGCGGTGCCGCAGTTGGCCACGTCCAGCACCTTGCCACTCGAGACGTTGACGATCGCCACCGGCCCCACCGGCTGGAGCTGCCACTCCTGACAGGTGTTGCCCAACCCGGACCACAGGTTCACGGCCGACCCGTCCGCGCTCGCGCAGTTGGCCACGTCCAGCACCTTGCCGCTGTTGCGGTTCTGCAGACGGAACCACCCCTCCGAGGTGGCCACGGGCATCCACTGCTGGCACGCATTGCCCAACCACGACCACTGGCCCACGCGGGTGCCGTCCGCGGTGCCGCAGTTGACGGCGTCCAGGGACTTGCCGGTGCTGCTGTTCACCAACCGGTAGTACCCGTCCGCGGTCGGATCGAGCACCCAACCGGTAGCCGCACTGGAGCAGGAGGCCAGGACCGCGCTCGCCCCATCGCCGCTCGCGCCCCCGCTGACCCCCATGCACTTGTTCGCCGACCGGCTCACCAGCTTGTAGGCGGCGCCGCGCACGGCGGTGGTGATGGGCGAGCGCTCCCCGGAGGGAACCGCGAGCGACGTGCCGAGGGGGACGGGAGTGCCGAAAGAGGGCGTGCCATCCGAGTTCCAGGTGAAGGCCTGCGCACGGGTCGAGCGCGTCCGCGAGCAGCCCTGATTGGCGGCGCTGTTGGCGTGGTAGACGATCCAGCTTTGCGTGCCATCCGGCGAGGTGAAGAAGCCGTTGTGACCCGGCCCGTAGACCCCATTGGCGTCGGAGCGCTGGAACACGGGGTTGGCGGACTTCTTCCAGGAGGAGAGGCTCAGCGGATCGCTCCCGGTGAGCGTCAACATTCCGAGCTTGTAGTCCGGGGTCCCGCAGAAGCTGGCCGAGTAGATGAGGAAGGTCTTGCCGCCGCGCTGCAGGACCACGGGTCCCTCGTTGACGGGGGCACCCTGCGTCTCCCAGCTGTACGTGGGATTGGAGAGCAACACCTTCGTACCGCTCGTGGTCCAGGGGTTGCTCATCTTGGCGATCCACATGTTCTGGTTGCTGCCCTCGAACGCCGAGGAGAGCAGGTACAGCGAGCCGTTGACCTGGAGATAGGAGCCATCGATGTTCCAGCCGGTGCCCTGGGGCTCGCTCTTGAAGGCATAGGGCCCCATGGGATCGTCTCCCGCGCTCTCGAGCACCACCAGGTGCTGGTTATCGAAGTTCCCCCCCGTGCCGGCCGTGAACATGAAGTACCAGCGGTACCCATTGGGGCCATTGAGCCGATGGAACTCGGGAGCCCAGAAGTTACAGCACCGGCTGGCCGTGGTGTCCGACCAGATCACCACCGGCGTCGCGGTACTCAGCCCCGCCAGGGTCGGCGATTTGCGCATCATCATCTGCGAGGACCAGGTCGTCGTCGCCAGGTAGTAGTTGCCGTTGTAGTACTGCAGCCAGGGGTCCGCTCCATCCCCCAGCAAGGGGTTGCGGAAGGTGGTCTCACCGACCGCTCGCGCGGGGGTAGCGGGGAGAACCAGAACGGCCAGGCCAAGCAGCAACGCGGTGAACGCCCGGGAGTGTGCCATGTCTCACTTTCGATCAGGGGATGCGGACACCTGCGCGCGAAGCCGGTCTGACCATCACCGGGGCACGAGGCCCTGGATGGCCATGCCAGCAAAAGGAGCAGCCTGTCCGGTGCGGGAACGGGAGATGTGAACGCTCACATCTCTTCGGCCGAAGCTGCGCTCATCCACGAACATTGTCAACCACATCTCAGACGGCGCGGTGCATCATGGATTCCGGCACGGACTCGCGCCCAACACCCCCACGGCAGTGAGTGTTTGACACCGGACAGAGCCATGGAGGAGCGCCGTCCGCTCCGAGCGCAGGCGCCACGGGCGGAGGCCGAGCGGAAAATCACACCCCGCGTGAGCGGATGACTCGTGCCAGCCATTTCCTGACTCGTGCCAGCAGGGCCTCCGAAGCCATTCAATCCCTGACGGCGCGATGCATCATGGCCGAGGCGCGCCGGGTCCAGGGCAGCGCGTCATGAGACCGCCTCCCTGTTCCTTCGGGTTTGTCATTGCACGCGGGTTTCATCCGTTGGTACCTTCGCACCGCCGCAGGGATGTGAACGCTCACAATTCACCCCGGAGATTCGATGTTCAGCGCCCCCCCGCTCCCACGCCCTCCCCGCCTCGCCGCGCTGACCTCCATGCTGAGCGCCCTGTACCTCGTGCTCATGGCCCCGGGAGCGTGGGCCCAGACGACAGGCGCGTCCGCTTTCGCCATGGGCTACTTCACCGAGTCCCCCAATGGACTGGCCAGCGACTATGGCCTGCACCTCGCGGTGAGCGACGACGGACGTGAGTGG
Protein-coding regions in this window:
- a CDS encoding AAA family ATPase, giving the protein MAPSDASSGTLEFTTPLLCQQLWNGDYQVFPVAAPALTSHASTLEACLSEQRLFLEEHLSRIEPEHLARFSFPERIRLEMMEIRAARADLPKRLATSTLVELAVVVVPLAAETWVFVPALDHTVFVGPAQDVRETVRADVERLLAARELSAPDFLRLLPPRSVMLETLALTLRREEAGDKALKARKKLEEKLQRDQAHEVLLSVSVPLHDREDARQGPPLLGRDTELALLSTLVGGEKRQGVLLVGPERVGKTELLQAWMRAERKAGRPRRVYATSGSRLIAGMSGFGQWQERVLRVMRAARELDAVLFFENLGELLAQHSTESVNIPGVMKPFLEEGRVRLLGELTSESLDLLENQHPGFFSLLARVRLEPLSAKQTREALRARAAWQRQAEPSRPQLAEDAVEPLVELAERYLPGGAMPGKAVRLYEELRASLHQARTGDGQVPLLTRERLYSLFSLKTGVPEFLLREDRALLAADVEASFRRQLVGQEVAVRRVVETLCMVKAGLQPQGKPLATFLFVGPTGVGKTELARLLATFLFGSPERMFRFDMSEFMDAWAAERLIRGSARGPGLLTRRVRQQPFCVLLLDEIEKAHPAVFDLLLQVCGEGRLTDTHGQTAWFHNALIIMTSNLGVTHRRTPLGIGAAPVDDTEHYLREVHRHFRPEFVNRIDQLIAFHPLTPTQVEQVARLTVDKLRQRRGLLQRGLELQVPPELLSSLAASGYHEAHGARALRRHLDQQLVVPLARALSAAGPEAQGGEVTLRSDSRGLSVALTPGSPRQARHQLERVESLQAERRELDAILRMDAVERLVEQVRFLVAQLAQGAHPNQGHEALSLGQLHHEHSRLDLLWAQVQRLRAALSAAEELALLALFEQQDISPFVEDAREQSRALRRMLPSVLLASQPQRDGITLIVQEAGETRALDAWLSPLLEELPRRGWVAGGRLSAVRHHKDDKRRWRDEVLSAEALMRALGEPERAFHEVLLSVSGPYAGSFLALEAGLHRFPPTPRDEPVLLTVQPVAMRPHLSQKELELPAIAPPAPVPLKELRLMPAVREHQPGGDVVLCDGARTVSLGARGYFQDWEHLLLEHLLHLERSGSFDPESTPSVVLDALRAATP
- a CDS encoding trans-sulfuration enzyme family protein is translated as MTSEWDVRTRLVRADEADEEGAPLNTPLVLSTTFRAHPEGVGFSAVDMGEQSPFFYARWSTPTVRTLERRLADLEGGEDALCFASGMAAITGLLLHLLGPGTHLVISDVCYAGTAEFVRGTLRRYGVDVTPVDTSDLEQVRAALRPNTRLVYLESPCNPVLKLTDIEAVATLAHGVGARVAVDATLATPIGLQPLALGADFVLHSLTKYIGGHGDVLGGVVVGGRAELAALRQDSLIHLGAVLNPFPAWLLLRSLATLPQRMAAHEATAREVAAFLENHPRVHHVLYPGRDSHPQAALARRQLRNTSGMIAFQAEDAPAVARRLAERLKVVHYAVSLGKPHSLVFYLPTDELQRTSFQLSPALLARYRAWAGDGIFRLSIGLEAPADIIRDLDQALAP
- a CDS encoding iron-containing alcohol dehydrogenase family protein, with protein sequence MPPRTQPLLIPGLVRIKPGALDRVGVYLSRAGHRRIFLLVSTGLLPGPGQRLEASLTREGITVVGRAEVTEASFEHASALFTCLPAGCEAVLGFGGGRALDVAKYVAFLAGLPYLAVPTSLSNDGFCSPQSSLTQGGRRRSLRAAMPTGVVVDTDVCLHAPDTLWWSGIGDLVAKVTAIADWKLAFHARGTPVNDFAALLSDATVFQFMARPVRDLEGVRLLAMSLMLNGIAMEVSGSSRPASGSEHLLSHALDALAARPRLHGLQVGVATYVISRLQGQGTERVASVLDATGFWRGITADPFSRREWLAAVRLAPSLKEDFYTVLSSRDCAPEVDALLRTDPRLAGCFVD
- a CDS encoding RICIN domain-containing protein — protein: MKIKNIGVAVGASLLMFALVTEPQLLGVPTADARGTYFHTEIHPPHWLPWTTDGAPAIESGPAFLTHGLRCSGRYCDSVSLLNVESGYTQTNSWWTDSFSEEGAHEQVCGDNGFVTGLGCSGDYCDSIALRCSQIDNGGVRSNCYWTESISEESGGKFVAPESMYLAGVRCWDRYCDNKQLYLCQADNGGPSFDLSAMAAKYAPRLRFDQETTTGSGEQSKCFPSDAATYFEQRARGASPVSLCNKDYSTIQNNRVPAYYTATQVGTNTVLIRYWYFYAWQSTCFVSSGSHAADWESVAVLVVDGRLSRVAFYQHGGWYSREAGSFETVEGTHPIGYVGKNAHGTYHDSGGSGGCLYFEDFRNPGGNDYHMDTWNNLVPLTRGGNSPAWMNCTGSGCFDGIGHPIEQTGDLRSMRGCAKDGCGRSSLGENMPFQNDPAGTDHTALYLQHSGKVIDVPGASTSDGVALTQFSNWGVDNQRWLLESTGDGFFTLRARHSGKCMDVAGASMTAGTNVVQHTCNGGDNQRFRLLPYGNGYFAIQAKHSNQCLDIAGGSMDDGGSLIQWPCGWTTNESFRFAP
- a CDS encoding cell wall protein YJL171C/Tos1 domain-containing protein; this encodes MNVVTDSRLGGSGRRLRFLITAAILGIAGVACSADPKADGAAPSKPGGEPAVPTHEPPTPSNTGPATRGGTMTFTNIGATGYWGRRIEASEGDPRCDVEARWISYPWGGKEYCCRTRHQVTSNRLSPYNEQMTLVLEGPMRVKQFAVYQPVAEPTGAWAIKSFWDRRAPTTFQNLHISGPGDKTPFTGDLGNNCAFYAMQDRKFPCGPGSNPYCPGSALDYDGWPGSKLVVLLASMPYADDPTLKPLSCIKPGEDERQQDAPWIGFSPSELNRDGWSGYHPCHCFANTNGAVGDGCGQINVFEVVAESSGSQWGNRDIISTGLRSFQVGSLGGSVCGIAGCGIGQFDPGSDLLDARALKAMERGAVIDADNRASAYAPVWRRPLDDRYFAILLDEQSRVVQVMILHPGNLPGAARALLPALPNEVSRAAIDGLVGLRVPQ